In the genome of Bombyx mori chromosome 13, ASM3026992v2, the window tgcgtttctataCTTGTAACttgatacttgagaccttagaacttatatctcaaggtgggtggcgcatttatgttgtgcacttaacaccaggtgggctgtaagctcgtccacccatctaagcaataaaaaaaatcttcattttACCATTGCATTCCCTGACACCAAATCAAATATCCATCCTGAAACCACTGCTCTGACCTGCAGTGTGTTTCGCAAAATTTGCATCGTAAAAGCGGCACATCCCAAGCGGTAAGACTAGTATTTCTTCAAAAGATAACTTTGAGAAAAGCTCTCCATTGTACAGTGGCTTGGCTGTGCTATTGCTACTGTTGATGTCCACGAGCAACGCTAACCACACTTTTTATTGCAGCAGTGAAAATCTTACAAGTCAGCTAAATATCCTCTAGTTATGTTACGTGCTTGTGCCATTAACATTATCTTCACCTCTAACATAGGTAGCGTTACTAACGTAAATTTTAATACCTTCCAGTGCAAATACCCGGTTGATATCAAGACCTCGGTTCTGGTCGTACGAGGTAGAGCCGAACTCGTCGCATTAGACTACTGCATAGATACTTCAAACGATGGGAGCAAACAGGAAAAGAGGTGAGAAGCTATACTGTTCATATAATTGAATTGAGGCTAGTCTAATTGagactcttttttatttatttttctcctaccaatgctgatagcttcgagaggctatttgagcttcaccctaacgtgtaggttagctcacggggctcaaaccggaagtgttgctaacactggccctagcaagagcagtgcttcgcagaatctaccaccggatcggaaacgcgacccactgagaagattcggcgagaaactcagtgggctgggagACTTTTGAGTATTACATGTTCAAGTGGTCTGTTATGGGTTGACATGACCCAAACAATATTAAAGTGAGAATATTACAAAATTGAAACGTTCGATGAAAGAACAGTTTGTGTGTTATGTTGGGATTTTCAATAGTTCGTTATTAATAAAgtcgtcgtgtaataaaaatcaaacccgcaatattataatttgcgtaattactggtggtaggacctctttgtgagtccgcacgggtaggtaccaccgccctgcctatttctgccgtgaaacagtaatgcgtttcagtttgaaggatggggcagccgttgtaactatacttgagaccttagaacttatatctcaaggtgggtggcgcatttacgttgtagatgtctatgggcctctagtaaccacttaaccacaggtaggctgtcagctcgtccaaccatctaagcaataaattaaaaaaaacagatgatAGGATATACATCTGGTATACATTTATTctctactagctgtacccgtccgctttgttGGGCATTTAAagctaacattattatttctcacccccacaaagattcttatcattaacgcccccgcaactagtgtagTGAGTTcaacactcacataaatattagcctatccattaagtacatgtattttctacatgcataccaagtttcaagtcaatcggatgcacggttcagtagttataccggaacatccataaaaacactgtagatttatatattagtatagagtataaatgtatttattcccCGGATCCAGTGAGTTCCGTCTATGCTACTACCCACACAAGCTATCAACATTCACGAGCATGCTGGACGAGGCATTCGACAACCGAGCCCGGCACCACATCTACGGAGACTTCCAGCCGCTGGACAAGGTCCCCGTCCCTGCCTTCTACATACACGTCATGCAGAAgactaaaaattaaacaataatttgcATCTGAAAATGATCCGTATTTCCAACACTTTTAAGGAAAATTTGTTTAGCTTAAAGTAGATTCTAGGATCTGTTTAGATCAACgtcaattttaaattcttttgaTTTAAGACTGATTggaaataattttgatttacttTTTTCTTTCGCTGTAATACTTACATGgcattaaatagttaataaactgTTGACAAACTGCTTTTTACTTTTAATCGTTTAATGTGTGTTCAACATGAGTCGCATTTATCACAAATTACTATTGCTTCACACTGACCAACTTAATCAATTTAGTATGATACATGGGGGTTGCTTTAAGAAATTATTGGAGATGATTCCGTCACCACATTTTGCCATCAGACCGCCCGTCGCCGGAGCAAAGTTCATCCACATtacctggaaccgctgcgttcattcaCAATGTGTTTCCAGAGTTCTCTTTTGTCACGCACCGGTGTTTCTTAAGCGTCatgacgtgtccttcttcaaatgaggtctGGGGAGAGTAaccagcggtaggcagcgacttgactgTATCTCTGGTatagctgacgtccatgagacGATGACCTCTCGTTATTAGGTCGGCtgctcgtttttatttttatattttattgcatagatgggtggacaagctcacatcccacctggtgttaaatggttactggagcccatagacgtttacaacgtaaatgccgtcacccaccttgagatatgagttttaaggtctgccccgcccttcaaaccgaaacgcattactgcttcacggtagaaataggcggggcggtggtacctactcgtgcggactcacaagaggtcctaccgccagtaagtacgtaaattataattttgcgggtttgatttttatcgcACGATGTTGTTCGTTCTAAGTcgtagtcaatcgtgaacagttgttgagtacgtatttcattagaaaaattggtacccgcctgggattcaaacaccgttgcatcgctcaacacggaaagcaccggacgtcttatcctttaggccacgacgacttcgtatgCCGTCGCGTTATTAAGCTTCAACCTGCCAAACTTATCCTGATGTTGGCAACTATTTTCAATACCGCTATGACGAACTACATCTTTCCCGCAGTGTGACGTTATCAGCACACATAAGCCGCGTAAAATCCTAAAGATCACCCCGCCAGCCACCGCCTGAGCAGTCCCCTCATTTGTCTTGGCAAATTGTATGAGCGTCTGTTCTGTTTGGATTCCGCTCTGACGCCGGTCGGTCCACGCCTACCGACAAGCACGGTTCACGGTACCGTCATTCTAGCGCGTTGTAATGTAATGGTGTGAGGTTAGGCCccctgcccgaaaaaaaaacagcgttaTATTGTAAATTTACCTCAAGCATTCACGGGCATTACCTAGACATGGGCGGACGTCACCCGTGGCATCAGCTAACGAGTACGTAACAACCTCAGCACCAATCAATGTTATGGTATTATGGCACTTTTTGTCatcccatttttttaaattcgtataTAAAGCAGACCATAttggataaaattttattgattttgggCTTCATGCCTCGCTCTTATTTATAGTGTAACGCCAAATGGCGCCACTTTGTACTTCCTTCCTTCTTGTCATCTTTTATTTATGATGTGTACGAAttgctaaataaaaataaaacgtttaaATAGTTCAAAGAAGTGTTGTTTATTAACCTAATCTCAATAGATAAAACCTGTATTTCTTCAGCATTAACATATTAAGATAGATAACCTGAATTGGAATTAAAAAACAAGTACGGAAAATTGTTGTCAAAAATTCATTAACATCAGATGCGCCGTGGGTTCGGTGTACTGactttgagatttttttatattttatgatcaggcccgaggcctttccagtttcaccaggacagatgggcaagtaaaggctcagccaggagggatgggatttgctaacagctacctgagcgcctccgaagaagacctaacaactcaaaagcagctgcttcgcgagtgATTCTACTACcgaattggaatcgcgacccactgagaagatccgtcgagaaactctgcgagctgatgcatgtgttaggttgcacatcgaactctttgtcgagttcgatgtttagggttaccggggtccgtaagccttagagctgaaggcgtctaatgcaaaggttattggatctgatggaaccgcaaggacgtgtctagggcgttgacggtgactggctcctgccttatcaggattcggggagtagtcagttgcggcaacgataaggcgactATCATGACGCACAGCCTTattgaagtaccgttccgacactgacttcatgtgtttccgGATGGATTCGAGgctcaggtcgtcgtgtaggtcaacgttcgtCACGAAcaacggggctccgacggctagccTGCAAAAGCGAGATTGTATGGATTGGAGGAGGTCTATGTGTGTGCTGACCGCGTGAGCGAGCACCACACTCGCGAAAGTCATGAAGGGCCCTATGAaatttttgtaaagtgtcaccttgttccgaagggacattttacccCGCTTACAGGTCATGGGGTAGAGTCAGCCGCCCTGGAGTTTCCTGAAGGGACTTGTTTCTATTCGAGTAGTAAACGCTTGTGTCGTTAGCAAATAAGGCTAATTGGGTCAGCCGGGGAATGTCGTTAGTAAACAAACTAAAGCGGAGCGGAGAGAGGAGGGAGCcctgcgggactccagccgtgagcaGTCGCGGTGAGGAGCGGGATCTCtcaactcgatatcgaaaagagcggttcgataAGAAATCCCGTATGATgcgcacgagactgtccggcacacccatgttgaaaagtttgaaaatcaaacctttgtgccagactttgtcgaacgcttttgtgacgtcgaagaagagagctcccgtgtagaACGGTTTTGGTTGGTTAAGGCTTACGAGAATATGCTCCGTGAGACGGTGCACCtcttgtacgcatgagtgatttgcacgaaATCCGAATttttcatcgatgagaatgcccttggatgagacgaagtctctgaggcgtttgtagagcagacgctcatacagtttgcctagagacatgaggaggctaatcgggcggtagctcgtcggatggtTTTtgggtttaccgggtttatgcaTGCCGATAGCATCCGCTTCTTTCCAAACCGCGGCATAGATACAGTTCGTCAttgcggcattgaaaatagatgccaacatcacgatgagttgggcGGGTAGAagcttaataacgcggttagatataccgtcagAGCCAGGAGcgttgcgaggacgtaggtctttgattgggtctttaacttccatcggaacgggtggtaacgcatccgagggtggcaagaaGGCTCTGCGTTCGATCTCACTATCTACTAATTCCACGTGAACAGGGTCCGCgaattgagtgctgggcgtacactgagtttgcaatgtatcagccagcagctctgcttcttcgtcatcatcgaacacCGTTGGCAGGgtgcgagtccttctaagaaatcagaccacctggcatctcggacttcggcgatgcgagactttacgtcgcatTGCAGGGCACGCGTTCGAATACGACTTTCttcggtaggatacctatcatAGGCGCGGAACGAGGCGTTTATAgttctaaggagttccctaacaTCGTCGGACAATTAGAAGTGGTGGTGGAAGTCTTCCGCTACAatttgcttcgatgacctacctaatgtcgaggtgatgtaaTGTGACGTTACGATATCTATGGCTTCAGCTGTATCCTGAGGGGACGGGGTAGAGTCTGGGCTAAGCGGGAGCGATAGttgatcagattcagccaggctgatgcccagcgtgtgccaatctaCCACAGTTTTCGTGACAAGATCGATTTTGTTAGCTTCGGGGCTCGGGGCTCCGCGGTGTGCTTCTTACCCTTGTGTACGACAGGGATTAATACGTCGGTCGTCGGGGCGGGAGAGAAATCGAACTCCATGTCAGAGTCAGACGAGGATGATCTGCGGGCGGGTGCAGATGCTTCAGAGGCCGCAGAAGATGGCGCAGGCGCGACGGAAACTGCGATGCACGATGCTAGAATTTTGCGGGCTAGTATTGGAGACATAGGAACAGCGGGCACGACGGACACCACGAAAAAACTCGCGGTGTGCTTTATAAGCTAAAATCTCCTATGAGATCGACGGGTAGTTTTCGCGGACGAAACCCGCGAGCAAAGCGTTGGTCGATTCCATCGCTGTGTACCTAGGGGGGCTGcctggggcagccgtttaaaCACGCGAGCCTTGTTGTGAGGTCCCAACGACGTCGGTGGCGTTTGGATTACCGAGCGTTTGAAATTACTTTGAACAACCGACCGACTACGATAGAAGGATTCCAGGAATTCTAGAGATGGCTCTATTGTTCACGGGTGGCAACGGGTCGCAATTAGGCGCATGTAGAAATTTCCGAGAAAGATTTGAgcggcagatgtgccacgaacaatgatcgggcgatcgagtggtttGTGGGTACGTCCGCGCGCGGCGGTTACATTGGTCTGAAAGAATTTAAGATACAGTACTAACTGCTACAGTCATAAATAACTACACTTTTCGGAATGATAGACTAATATGTATATACCACCAACATTATCATCTCATTGAAATTTCATTTGTCAACATAGTAACCAGTAAGTAACGTGTGGTAAAAAATTGTAGTTTATTCGTTTGGTCGTTTATAGTTTGGTCTTGACATAGGTACTATACTatatgtttttttcctacctaatctggtagccttgagaggctttgcCAGCGTaacttagctagtaggtgaactctcgGAGCTCTAACCtaggggtgttgctaacactgaccctagcaagagcagggcttcgcagaatctaccaccggatcggaaacgcgacccactgagaagatccggcgagaaactcaataggcTTAGGACCGTAATTGAGATGCAGCTCATTATTATCTTTAATTGGAAGATAATAGATAGTTAGATGTGTACTTGAAAAATCGTGAAAGTGCACGTGTAGCCAGAAGGATAATAATTTTAAGGAATGAAAAAGTTTGAACAGAGTAATATTATATCGAGTGGTTTCTGAGATTTCATTGTctttttacaaatttacaagTATTTACAACCGTTAACACTAATCCCGCTTTCGTAAATTCATATTCATGTGCGTAATTCGGCAAGCAGATTTCCAGTTTATTTAAACATCTTTTGGTCTCCAGCCAACAATGCCGACGTACCAAGAACTTCACTCACGTGCCCTCAGCATATCTTCCAAGATCGAGACAATAAAAGACCAGTATGCCGATGGAAAAGCAGCTGGtatttataatttgttaatCGGAGACAGCAATCAGAGAACAAAGTACTATAAAGACTTTTTGATTGGTATGCTGAAGAAGAATAACTGCAAGAATATTCTCGACGCCGCATGTGGTACTGGGTAAGTAGATAATTAGTTGCAGGAAGCTGATTGGCTACCCGACCTCGATAACTGCAAGAATATTCTCGACGCCGCATGTGGTACTGGGTAAGTAGATAATTAGTTGCAGGAAGCTGGTTGGCTACCCGACCTCGCTTATATCGCGTGCATTAACATTAAGACATTTAGCAGATTAATAATATAAAGCGTCAAAACCGTCACAAATACACCATACCGGTGTCAACCATGGTCACGAGTTGTCCTCTACCCTATGTTTTACGTGACTATGTGCCGTCACTTGAGATCttcctgatttttttttaacggcAGGAGTGTAGGCAAATCGACTCAAATAAAGTGGAACTGACTACATTTTTTGCACGTACACGAATAAAATTCAAGAAAACAAATTCCGAACGCCAATCCAGGCCTGACTCCGTGgagaaaaaaacataaaatgacCAAACTAATCTAGGTACGCCTGTTTCCGTGGAGAAAAACATAACAATACCTAAATTGGCTATAGCAGACTTTGCTGTAATCTGGCACGGACACTAACTGTCGTTAGGTTTTAACAtaatttccatatttttttctagaatAGACTCAATAATGTTAATTGATGAAGGATTTAAAGTTGTATCAGTGGACGCTTCTGATAAGATGCTAAAATATGCTCTCAAGGCTCGTTGGGACATGAGACAAAACTCTAAGTATGATCAATGGGGTAAGTTTTAAGAAGTACTTGTAAGAGATTCATAAGAAAAACACATTTCTGAGATATTTCTACATtacgatatattttatttttataaaaagtttCGAGATGACGGGCGAACTTTACTGTTTTCTACTAATCtagatagtttttattttttattttcttcacttttgttttttttttattacttagagagttttttattacttactcaCCCTGAGATatgttctgaggtctcagtatagttacaacggctgctccacccttcaaaccgaaaggcatttctgcttcacggcggaaataggcagggtggtggtacctacccgtgcagactcacaagaggtcctaccacgagtaattactactactactttctAACTCTACTAACTTAAGCATTTTGGTTTTGGGTGGTTATTAGAGTCCATCGACAAAACAAATGGAAAGGTTTAATGTAGAAGAcaccatttaattttaatgattatcTCACCCTACACTTGAAACTGGGGCTCATAAACGTGGTATAACCTTCTTTCCTGTTTCCACCCCAAAGCAAGGTCATAACAGCTTGTTCAGGCTCGCAAGAGGGCTTACTATCAAATACTTAAACTATAAGCTTCAACAGGACAATTTCCTTCACAGTAATTGAAGAAGCCAACTGGGAGACACTCCCGCAAGACATCGAGACGTTTCTACCAGATACCCAGTTCGACGCCGTCATATGTCTCGGGAACTCGTTCGCCCATTTGTTGGATGAGTACGGAGACCAAAGGATGCAGAAGCTGTGTCTGAGCAACTTCGCGAAATGCCTGAAGCCAGGCGGCCTCCTGTTTATTGATCACAGGAACTATGAGGCGATAGTCAACAGTGGAACCACTCCGGgacatactttttattttaatgtaagtaAACAATCAGCTACGGGTAACGCACAACAATATCaactaaaaagaaaatagaaacattattatggcattttatctatactaatctatactaatattataaagaggaaagatttgtttgtttgtttgtttcgaataggctccgaaactactggaccgatttgaaaaattctttttccattagaagccgacattgtccccgatgaacataggctactttttaaaaaaaaaaaaaaaattatttttttggtttcatgtgtgttttaatgtttccgaagcgaagcgagggcgggtcgctagttattattaaattcatttatttcagataaaatattaatacatataacTAATGCCAGTAACatgatatcttaaaaaaaatgctgttaGGAACatagtaacaaaaataaaagaaaaggacaacatacacacatataaatacaattaaaatatgtagTCTACCATTACGAGCACATTTTATGGCCCTTTCTACAATGATTGAGAAAAGGTCCATCTAATCACGAGAATATCATGGCCAGGATgatgttattaattataaatattaattatttatttttataaatacgaaAGTTTTACAATATTAGCTTAAATATCAGAATAGCACATACCTAGGCTATAATATATATAGTGCGATCAACATAAGACAGGCGGTGTGGAGTCGTTTtaagaaatatttgttttttttaaatatccgaCATTCACGTCGGAGGGTAACGGGTCTCACTGGTCACTAAATAAAACCACAATTACCTAATCACAATGCACAATGTCAAATGTGACTATTCATTGTGTTTTAATGTGGGTGTTTTGTGGTTTAGTTAAATTAAACAGTAACCACGGATCAGCAGGAGGTCGCCATTGTCGATATTGGTATTAAACGCATTACCTTGATATTCATTTTAGGTTTATTCGTGGCTAATTTTGAACCAGAATTACCGCACACGTAAGGAAGCAGTGTTCATGGGTACAACGTTCTCAAGTACCCGTCCACGAAAAGCATGTCCTATTTAATAAGATAATTGCGTATATCGTCTGTATGTCCATTACCGTTGACTGAATTGaagttaaataaatgaattttccAACTTTCTACACTTAACTTATTTCCatagtataataattttttaacaaaaataattaagcatgtccataaatacataataaagacGTCGGTGTCTCTACAACTCGAGACAGCAAGTACAAGCATAGCCCTTTAAAAGAACGATCCGGAATTATTTGACACGAATAATAAGGCTAACCGTGATAGAAGTGCATACGAAGAAGGCAGAATGTAGGGGCCTTTTCTCTAGAGCAGGGCTGCGCAGACAACGGCCCGcggtttattttcatttcatgttTTAATCAGAAAACAGTTTGGATAATAGAATTCTCTGTCAAAACATATAATGAATATTTGgtataatttatctttattcttgTAACATTCCATTCCCGTGACATCATTTAAAAGTTAAGCTATCTTAATATAATTCTAACGCTGGCAGCGCTGCTTCAACGGCTGAAGGCCTCAAACGACGGAAATATGAAAATCACTctaaagatttcatttttgttccgtTTGGGGTGGAAACTTTGGGCCCCTGGGGCCCATCtgctaaaagcttttttaaggaccttaaaaaaaactttttgaggcctcgggagaccagaaggccggtacgtattttgcacagagaattagcattgctatccagcgtggaaatgctgccagccttctgggaactCTGCCAACCGACGGTGAGCTAacgcagattttttatttataagtagctttacctaaataattattatattatcctTTTTTGTCTGgaaagtattttgtttttgaagatatattttttctgcGGCCCTCCAGCTTTTCTAGTTAATTTAATTAGCCTGCAAAGGTATATAGTTTGGACAGCCCTGCTTTAGAGTATTTAATTTTGGAGGGTCGGACAGTGATCGTAAAAAAGAGTTGAAACTTCCACTTGATGCTTCAAGTTTTATGGcgaaatacatttaattttgttatgtcCTGGGCTCTATTATTACACATATCCGGATTTTTATTAGGCTGTGTTGATTTTCAGAGTAAGCACCCAGTAGACATTAATACCTCGGTGCTGGTCGTACGTGGTGAACCTGTACTCGTTATTTTAGATTACTGCGTATATCCTTCCGACGATGGAGAGTTAAAGGAAGCGAGGTGAGGAACCGACATGTTTTCTTAATGTCGCATAACTGGGACGACTTCTGAAGCTAATGCCAGGACGTTGTGTGGTAATAGCACGCatattagtttaatttattttaaggtaGGTACAGCCAAGTAAGCTTTCAATATATTGGGAGTCCTCgacagataaataaaaattggcaAAAAAAACCAGAGCGAaacggtacttcacgcctgcaTTACACGCCTTACTACAAGGGAAACAAAAATGATCTCTTTTTTACCATGGTACCGCACACCAcaggagcagagttcatccagaACTAAAActgctgcgttcatccacagtgcattacCAGAAATCTTTTTTCCACGCACCGTCCGATTCTCGGATTCCCTTCTGCAATACTTTTCGAACACTtatgacacgtccttcttcaaacagtAGTAGGCAGCGGATTAGCCGTGTTtcaccacttaccatcaaatagaccgtatgctcatctgcctacaaagcctTTTATTACTTGTGGTAGTGCGTTTGTGAGCCCCACGGTTACCACCagcccacctatttctgccgtgaagcagtaatgcgtttcggtttgaatggtgggtcAGCCGTTAAACTGTAAATACTGAGACTGagagaactcatgtttcaagatgggcAACGGCATTGACTTTGGTTgatttttatgggctccggtgaccaaatgggccgtgagctcgtcccctcatctta includes:
- the LOC101738844 gene encoding glycine N-methyltransferase, with the protein product MPTYQELHSRALSISSKIETIKDQYADGKAAGIYNLLIGDSNQRTKYYKDFLIGMLKKNNCKNILDAACGTGIDSIMLIDEGFKVVSVDASDKMLKYALKARWDMRQNSKYDQWVIEEANWETLPQDIETFLPDTQFDAVICLGNSFAHLLDEYGDQRMQKLCLSNFAKCLKPGGLLFIDHRNYEAIVNSGTTPGHTFYFNSKHPVDINTSVLVVRGEPVLVILDYCVYPSDDGELKEAREFSLRYYPHKLSTFTSMLDEAFDNRARHHIYGDFQPLDKVPVPAFYIHVMQKAKN